The Lysobacter oculi genomic sequence CGGGCTTGCCGCCGAGCTTGACCACCGCATCGCGCATCGCCGCCAGGTCCACCACGCAGGGCACGCCGGTGAAGTCCTGCAGCACCACGCGCGCCGGCATGAAGGCGATTTCGGTGTCGGGTTCGGCCTTCGCATCCCACTTCGCCACGGCTTCGATGTGCTCGGGTCCGACGGTCTGGCCGCCATCCTCGTGCCGGAGCAGGTTCTCCAGCAGGATCTTCATCGAATAGGGCAGGCGGGCGATGTCGAACTTCCGGCCCAGCTTGCCCAGGCTGAAGTAGTGATAGGTCGTGCCATCGGTTTCGAACTGGTCACGGGTGGCGAATGAATCGTGCATGGTGGCTTCCCGGTTGAGCTATCCCCCTGATTATGGCCGCAGCGCATTCACGCCACGTGACCATCGCCTTCGACCTTGGTCTCAGCCCTTGGATTTCAAGGGTTTGCGGCACCGCGGCAGTTGCCCGGAGCGCCCATTCAGGCGAAAATGACGCGCGCGGCGGAATCCGGCCGCTGCCTCTTCCATCCATGCCGTCCACGACCGCCCTCCAGCGGGCGCGACGCGCCTCTCTACAGGAACGCCCATGCTCGCCAGCTATCGCCAACACGTCGCCGAACGCGCCGCCCTCGGCATCCCGCCGCTGCCGCTGACCGCGCAGCAGACCGCCGAAGTGATCGAGCTGCTGAAAAACCCGCCGGCGGGCGAGGGCGAGTTTCTGGTGGATCTGATCACCCACCGCGTGCCGGCCGGCGTGGACGATGCCGCCAAGGTCAAGGCCTCGTATCTGGCCGCCGTCGCGCACGGCAGCGAAAAGACCGACCTCATTTCGCGCTCCCGCGCCACCGAACTGCTGGGCACGATGCTGGGCGGCTACAACATCCACCCGCTGATCGAGCTGCTGGATGACGCGGAAGTGGGCGAGACCGCCGCCAACGCGCTCAAGCACACGCTGTTGATGTTCGATGCCTTCCACGACGTGCAGGCCAAGGCCAATGCCGGCAACGCCAACGCCAAGTCGGTGATGCAGAGCTGGGCCGATGCCGAATGGTTCACCAGCAAGCCTGAAGTGCCGGAGTCGCTGACCATCACCGTGTTCAAGGTGCCGGGCGAAACCAATACCGACGACCTCTCGCCCGCACCCGACGCCACCACGCGCCCGGACATCCCGCTGCACGGGCTGGCGATGCTGAAGAACAAGCGCGACAACGCGCCGTTCGTGCCGGAGGAAGACGGCAAGCGTGGCCCGATCCAGATGCTGGCCGACCTGAAGGACAAGGGCCACCTGGTCGCCTACGTCGGCGATGTGGTCGGTACCGGTTCTTCGCGCAAGTCCGCGACCAACTCGGTGCTGTGGTGGACCGGCGAGGACATTCCGTTCATCCCGAACAAGCGCTTCGGTGGCGTGTGCCTCGGTTCGAAGATCGCGCCGATCTTCTACAACACGATGGAAGACGCCGGCGCGCTGCCGCTGGAAATCGACGTCGCCGACATGAACATGGGCGATGTGGTGGAGCTGAAGATCGACCACGCTTCGGGCAAGGTCACCGCGTTCAAGGACGGCAAGCAGATCGCCGAATCCGTGCTGAAGTCCGACGTGCTGCTGGACGAAGTGCGCGCCGGTGGCCGCATCCCGCTGATCGTCGGTCGCGGCCTGACCGCGAAGGCGCGCGAGGCGCTGGGCCTGCCGGCTTCGACCCTGTTCCGCCTGCCGGTGGACCCGGCCGATACCGGCAAGGGCTACACGCTGGCGCAGAAGATGGTCGGCCGCGCCTGCGGCCTGCCGGAAGGCCAGGGCATCCGTCCCGGCACCTACTGCGAGCCGAAGATGACCTCGGTGGGTTCGCAGGACACCACCGGCCCGATGACCCGCGACGAACTGAAGGATCTCGCCTGCCTCGGCTTCTCGGCGGACCTGGTGATGCAGTCGTTCTGCCACACCGCCGCCTATCCGAAGCCGGTGGACGTCAAGACCCACCACACGCTGCCGGACTTCATCTCGACCCGTGGCGGCATCGCGCTACGTCCGGGCGACGGCATCATCCACAGCTGGCTCAACCGCATGCTGCTGCCGGACACGGTCGGCACCGGCGGCGACTCGCACACGCGCTTCCCGGTGGGCATTTCGTTCCCGGCCGGTTCCGGCCTGGTCGCCTTCGCCGCGGCCACCGGCGTGATGCCGCTGGACATGCCGGAATCCGTGCTGGTGCGCTTCAAGGGTGAACTGCAGCCGGGCGTGACCCTGCGTGACCTCGTCCACGCGATCCCGCTGTACGCGATCAAGCAGGGCCTGCTGACCGTGGAGAAGCAGGGCAAGAAGAACATCTTCTCCGGCCGCATCCTCGAAATCGAAGGGCTGCCGACGCTGAAGATCGAGCAGGCCTTCGAGCTGGCCGATGCCTCCGCCGAGCGTTCGGCGGCGGGTTGCACGGTCAAGCTGGACAAGGAACCGATCGTCGAATACCTGCGCAGCAACATCACCCTGCTGAAGTGGATGATCGCCGAGGGCTATGCCGATCCGCGTTCGATCCAGCGCCGCATCGACAAGATGGAAGCGTGGCTGGCCGATCCGCAGCTGCTGTCCGCCGATGCCGACGCCGACTACGCCGCCGTTATCGAAATCGACTTGAACGACATCGTCGAGCCGATCGTCTGCTGCCCGAACGATCCGGACGATGCCAAGACGCTGAGCGATGTCGCCGGCGCCAACATCGACGAAGTGTTCATCGGCTCGTGCATGACCAACATCGGTCACTTCCGTGCCGCCGCCAAGCTGCTGGAAGGCAAGCGTGACATCCCGACCCGCCTGTGGGTCGCGCCGCCGACCAAGATGGACGCCGCCGAACTCACCAAGGAAGGCCACTACGGCACGTTCGGTGCCGCCGGTG encodes the following:
- the acnB gene encoding bifunctional aconitate hydratase 2/2-methylisocitrate dehydratase gives rise to the protein MLASYRQHVAERAALGIPPLPLTAQQTAEVIELLKNPPAGEGEFLVDLITHRVPAGVDDAAKVKASYLAAVAHGSEKTDLISRSRATELLGTMLGGYNIHPLIELLDDAEVGETAANALKHTLLMFDAFHDVQAKANAGNANAKSVMQSWADAEWFTSKPEVPESLTITVFKVPGETNTDDLSPAPDATTRPDIPLHGLAMLKNKRDNAPFVPEEDGKRGPIQMLADLKDKGHLVAYVGDVVGTGSSRKSATNSVLWWTGEDIPFIPNKRFGGVCLGSKIAPIFYNTMEDAGALPLEIDVADMNMGDVVELKIDHASGKVTAFKDGKQIAESVLKSDVLLDEVRAGGRIPLIVGRGLTAKAREALGLPASTLFRLPVDPADTGKGYTLAQKMVGRACGLPEGQGIRPGTYCEPKMTSVGSQDTTGPMTRDELKDLACLGFSADLVMQSFCHTAAYPKPVDVKTHHTLPDFISTRGGIALRPGDGIIHSWLNRMLLPDTVGTGGDSHTRFPVGISFPAGSGLVAFAAATGVMPLDMPESVLVRFKGELQPGVTLRDLVHAIPLYAIKQGLLTVEKQGKKNIFSGRILEIEGLPTLKIEQAFELADASAERSAAGCTVKLDKEPIVEYLRSNITLLKWMIAEGYADPRSIQRRIDKMEAWLADPQLLSADADADYAAVIEIDLNDIVEPIVCCPNDPDDAKTLSDVAGANIDEVFIGSCMTNIGHFRAAAKLLEGKRDIPTRLWVAPPTKMDAAELTKEGHYGTFGAAGARMEMPGCSLCMGNQAQVREGATVMSTSTRNFPNRLGKNSNVYLGSAELAAICSRLGRIPTREEYLADIGVVNENGEQIYRYMNFDQIPEYREVADGVKAA